GGGACAGCGCGTGAAGCGGGGCGGGCTGATCGCCTCGGTGGGCAACACCGGCCGTTCGACCGGGCCCCACCTGCATTTTGAGGTGCGTGTGGACGGCGTGCCGGTAAACCCGATGATGTATCTCTCGAACAGGATGTAGCGGTTTGTTAAAGATAAGGCTCTTGCCTTTTCCCGGCCGCATGTATATGCGGCCTTTTTTGTAAATATTATGATCACATATCTGCTTAAGAAAATCTTCGGTACGAAGAACGAGCGCGAGCTCAAGAGGATGTGGCCTATCGTCGAGCGCGTCAATGCGTTCGAGCCCGAGATCAAGAAGCTCACCGACGCCGAGCTGCGCGCCAAGACCGATGAATTCAGGAAGAGGCGCTCAGCCGGCGAGTCCCTGGAAGACCTTTTGCCCGAGGCGTTCGCGGTCGTGCGCGAGGCCTCTGTCCGCGTGCTGGAGATGCGCCACTTCGACGTCCAGCTTATCGGCGGGATAGTGTTGCACGAGGGCAGGATCGCGGAGATGAAGACCGGCGAGGGGAAGACCCTTGTCGCCACGCTCCCGGTCTATCTCAACGCGCTCGACGGCAAGGGCGTGCACGTGGTCACGGTCAACGATTATCTCGCCCGCCGCGACTCGGAGTGGATGGGGAAGGTCTACCGCTTCCTGGGGCTCACCGTGGGCGTGATACTGCACGGTCTCACTGACGAGGAGCGCCAGGTGTCGTACGGCTCCGACGTCACCTACGGGACGAACAACGAGTTCGGCTTCGACTATCTGCGCGACAATATGAAGTTCCACTCGAGCCAGTTCGTGCAGAGGCCGCTCAACTTCTGCATAGTGGACGAGGTGGACTCGGTCCTGGTGGACGAGGCCCGCACCCCGCTGATCATCTCCGGACAGGCCGAGCAGTC
Above is a window of bacterium DNA encoding:
- a CDS encoding DEAD/DEAH box helicase codes for the protein MITYLLKKIFGTKNERELKRMWPIVERVNAFEPEIKKLTDAELRAKTDEFRKRRSAGESLEDLLPEAFAVVREASVRVLEMRHFDVQLIGGIVLHEGRIAEMKTGEGKTLVATLPVYLNALDGKGVHVVTVNDYLARRDSEWMGKVYRFLGLTVGVILHGLTDEERQVSYGSDVTYGTNNEFGFDYLRDNMKFHSSQFVQRPLNFCIVDEVDSVLVDEARTPLIISGQAEQS